A single region of the Rhizobium grahamii genome encodes:
- a CDS encoding ABC transporter substrate-binding protein: MRMTLRIAAVSVGMLMSAAWPALADTITLKDVTGRDVKVDVPVKHIILGEGRQIYFLAALDKTNPFEHVVGWRDDLPKADPETYGAYLAKYPEIAKLPTFGGMKDGTFDIEQAVALKPDVILMNVDAKTATEEAGYIEKLGKVGIPLVYVDFREKPMENTEPSMRVMGKLMAKEQVAEDFISFRADSIKRVTDVLAKDNPPKPVVFVERAGGYSDDCCMSFGNENFGKMVEIAGGNNMAKGIIPGTFGTVNPEQIIASNPDQIIVTGGMWDAYVPGGKWVGVGYGADLKEARRKLEGLTERPAFTGVKAVKDGNVHAIWHQFYNNPYQFVAIQEIAKWLHPDLFQDLDPEATFKELHARFLPLDYKPGYFVSLKDN, from the coding sequence ATGCGAATGACCCTCAGAATCGCAGCCGTTTCCGTCGGCATGCTGATGTCCGCCGCTTGGCCGGCGCTTGCCGATACGATCACGTTGAAAGACGTCACCGGCCGCGACGTCAAGGTAGATGTTCCTGTCAAGCACATCATTCTCGGAGAGGGCCGGCAGATCTACTTCCTCGCCGCGCTCGACAAGACAAATCCCTTCGAGCACGTGGTCGGCTGGCGTGACGACCTGCCGAAGGCAGATCCCGAAACCTACGGCGCCTATCTCGCAAAGTATCCCGAAATCGCCAAGCTTCCGACATTTGGCGGCATGAAGGACGGGACCTTCGATATCGAACAGGCCGTCGCGCTGAAGCCGGATGTCATCCTCATGAACGTCGACGCCAAGACGGCGACCGAAGAGGCGGGTTACATCGAAAAGCTCGGCAAGGTCGGGATTCCGCTTGTGTATGTCGACTTCCGCGAGAAGCCGATGGAGAACACCGAGCCCAGCATGCGGGTCATGGGCAAGTTGATGGCCAAGGAGCAGGTAGCCGAGGACTTCATCAGCTTCCGGGCTGACAGCATCAAGCGCGTCACCGACGTCTTGGCGAAAGACAATCCGCCGAAGCCTGTTGTTTTCGTGGAACGGGCCGGCGGCTATTCCGATGATTGCTGCATGTCCTTCGGCAACGAGAATTTCGGCAAAATGGTCGAGATCGCCGGCGGCAATAACATGGCCAAGGGCATCATCCCCGGCACGTTCGGAACGGTGAACCCGGAACAGATCATCGCATCGAACCCGGACCAGATCATCGTGACCGGCGGCATGTGGGATGCATATGTTCCGGGCGGAAAGTGGGTCGGCGTTGGCTATGGCGCCGATCTGAAAGAGGCACGGCGCAAGCTGGAAGGCCTGACCGAGCGCCCGGCCTTCACCGGTGTCAAGGCGGTGAAGGATGGCAACGTCCACGCCATTTGGCACCAGTTCTACAACAATCCCTATCAGTTCGTGGCCATCCAGGAGATCGCCAAGTGGCTGCACCCGGACCTCTTCCAGGATCTCGACCCGGAAGCGACGTTCAAGGAGCTGCATGCCCGCTTCCTGCCCCTGGACTACAAGCCTGGCTACTTCGTTTCGCTGAAGGATAACTGA
- a CDS encoding class I SAM-dependent methyltransferase, with the protein MQGHNHGLRDEIKDYWSRRAETFDQSPGHEIFSEDERQAWHALLLKHLGHGDERRALDLASGTGVISHLMDDLGYRVTGIDWSEAMLERARAKAKARGRAISFFVGDAERTMEASDTYDVVVNRHLVWTLVDPEACFREWFRVLKPGGRLLVVDGDFVNVGRAERAARQLATWLERAGILKTDPMHAPPELAQQHKSILARVHFSKGARADAVADLLKKAGFDPVAIDSNLRGIHRSQAKNWNYFKALARGLQHRYAIVAVKPE; encoded by the coding sequence ATGCAAGGGCACAATCATGGATTGCGTGACGAGATCAAGGACTATTGGTCACGACGTGCCGAGACCTTTGACCAATCTCCCGGCCATGAAATCTTCTCTGAGGATGAGCGGCAGGCCTGGCATGCGTTGTTACTCAAGCATCTCGGCCATGGTGACGAGCGCAGAGCGCTGGATCTCGCCAGCGGCACCGGCGTTATCTCTCATCTGATGGACGATCTCGGCTACCGGGTAACGGGGATCGACTGGTCCGAAGCGATGCTCGAGCGGGCGCGCGCCAAGGCGAAGGCTCGCGGGCGCGCCATCAGCTTCTTTGTCGGCGATGCCGAGCGCACGATGGAAGCATCAGACACATACGACGTCGTCGTCAATCGACACCTTGTCTGGACGCTTGTGGATCCGGAGGCCTGCTTTCGCGAATGGTTTCGGGTCTTGAAGCCAGGTGGCCGGCTGCTTGTCGTGGATGGTGACTTCGTCAACGTCGGGCGCGCCGAGCGCGCGGCCAGGCAGTTGGCGACATGGCTGGAACGCGCCGGCATTCTGAAGACCGATCCCATGCATGCGCCGCCAGAACTCGCGCAACAGCACAAAAGCATCCTCGCACGTGTCCATTTTTCCAAAGGTGCGCGAGCCGACGCGGTCGCGGATCTCCTCAAGAAGGCAGGGTTTGATCCCGTAGCCATCGATAGCAATCTCCGCGGGATTCACAGAAGCCAGGCGAAAAACTGGAACTACTTCAAGGCGCTGGCGCGCGGACTGCAGCACCGATACGCGATCGTGGCGGTGAAGCCGGAGTAG
- a CDS encoding alpha/beta hydrolase codes for MRRHKSAADGTWNGRHSDGACDRADAKSEPSLEALPLLLPDCRRFAIRADETGLEYEIFIYVPDLPAPPAGFPVFYVLDANADFVTVAETIRRVSRRSSATGICPAIVVGIGYPNTTSYAADRRYFDFTRGPAANASTDVPADGFGGQAAYVRFISRQLMPMIAARFPVHQTRRALLGHSLAGHFVLEVLAQQPSLFDGYVAFSPSIWWDQQRLVDSLSDSKTTDNLRLYVASGRWEQELAPWQSQTTLSASYHALRKQRRMVDNARDFAQKVEASFGANANVRFEIGEDEDHATIMTTLLTRALRFVATGWSD; via the coding sequence ATGCGCAGACATAAATCCGCTGCAGACGGAACCTGGAATGGCCGGCATAGCGATGGCGCTTGTGATCGAGCGGATGCCAAAAGCGAGCCGTCGCTGGAGGCTCTGCCGTTGCTCCTTCCGGATTGTCGCCGCTTTGCTATCCGTGCCGATGAGACCGGCCTTGAGTACGAGATATTCATCTATGTACCTGACCTGCCGGCGCCACCCGCCGGCTTTCCGGTCTTCTACGTGCTTGACGCCAACGCGGACTTCGTCACGGTCGCCGAAACTATCCGTCGCGTTTCGCGACGATCGTCCGCGACCGGAATCTGTCCCGCGATCGTGGTCGGCATCGGTTATCCCAACACGACAAGCTATGCAGCCGACCGTCGCTACTTCGATTTCACGCGAGGACCGGCAGCGAACGCCTCGACAGATGTTCCCGCAGACGGGTTTGGTGGTCAGGCTGCCTACGTCAGGTTCATAAGCCGGCAGCTGATGCCGATGATTGCCGCGCGATTCCCGGTCCACCAGACGCGCCGTGCTTTGCTTGGCCACTCGCTCGCCGGTCATTTTGTTTTGGAGGTTCTGGCACAACAGCCGTCGCTCTTCGATGGCTATGTCGCCTTCAGCCCCTCCATCTGGTGGGACCAGCAGCGCTTGGTGGACAGCCTCAGCGACAGCAAGACTACGGATAATCTTCGGCTCTATGTCGCGTCCGGACGCTGGGAACAGGAACTTGCGCCATGGCAAAGCCAGACAACGCTCAGCGCGTCATATCATGCTCTGCGCAAGCAGCGTCGTATGGTCGACAACGCCCGCGACTTCGCGCAGAAGGTCGAGGCGTCGTTCGGCGCAAACGCAAATGTCCGTTTTGAGATCGGCGAGGACGAAGACCACGCCACTATCATGACGACCTTGCTGACCCGCGCGCTACGGTTCGTTGCGACGGGCTGGTCGGACTGA
- a CDS encoding ABC transporter substrate-binding protein, with translation MRSIFVRKYHQSGRLFALVASALLLLTFASGASAAITVTDMKGRQVSLPKPAQRLVIDDGRMIIALGFLTDDPVSMIAAWPHDIDRFGRELYADYQKRFPQIDTLPKSTSNAQDMAVEQVLAGHPDAVVLSVFSHPAEEQLKQLEKAGIPVIFVDFVTSPLKNTDISLQILGAITGREQQAQRVVALRQQHRALIAQRVQDVAVSDKPSVFLEPHASTQEACCNSPGGAGIGTFIDFAGARNIGDILKGKPSGQLGTEYILASKPDVYIATGGEYMKSRGGLLVGPRFDAQTTNLSLQQLLERPGFSALPAAQHHAVHGFSQQLFNSPLDILALELIAKWSHPKRLADLDTEATRRSLNALSAVPLSGLYWTE, from the coding sequence ATGAGATCGATTTTCGTCCGCAAGTATCATCAGTCCGGAAGGCTTTTCGCTCTCGTTGCGTCTGCGCTGCTTCTGTTGACCTTCGCCTCCGGTGCTTCGGCGGCGATCACCGTCACGGATATGAAGGGCCGGCAGGTTTCCCTGCCAAAGCCGGCTCAACGCCTTGTCATCGACGACGGTCGGATGATTATCGCACTGGGGTTTCTGACGGACGATCCGGTTTCGATGATTGCCGCCTGGCCCCATGATATCGATCGCTTCGGGCGCGAGCTTTACGCCGACTATCAGAAGCGGTTTCCGCAGATCGACACCTTGCCGAAATCGACTAGCAATGCGCAGGACATGGCCGTCGAGCAGGTTCTGGCCGGTCACCCCGATGCCGTGGTGCTGTCGGTCTTCTCGCATCCGGCAGAGGAACAACTCAAGCAGCTGGAGAAGGCTGGCATTCCGGTTATCTTCGTGGATTTCGTAACCAGCCCGCTGAAGAACACGGATATCAGTCTTCAGATTTTGGGGGCGATTACCGGCCGCGAACAGCAGGCGCAACGCGTCGTCGCGCTACGTCAGCAACACAGAGCGCTGATCGCGCAGCGTGTGCAGGATGTCGCGGTTTCAGACAAGCCCTCCGTGTTCCTGGAACCACACGCGTCGACACAGGAGGCGTGCTGCAATTCTCCAGGTGGTGCGGGCATTGGAACCTTCATCGATTTTGCCGGAGCGCGCAATATCGGCGACATCCTGAAAGGAAAGCCGTCTGGTCAGCTCGGCACGGAATACATTCTGGCATCGAAACCGGACGTCTACATCGCGACCGGCGGCGAATATATGAAGAGCCGTGGCGGGCTTCTGGTCGGTCCGCGCTTTGACGCCCAAACGACGAACCTATCCTTGCAGCAACTGTTGGAGCGTCCCGGTTTCTCCGCTCTCCCGGCAGCACAGCATCATGCCGTTCATGGCTTTTCTCAACAGCTGTTCAATTCGCCGCTCGATATCCTTGCCCTCGAACTCATTGCCAAGTGGTCGCATCCGAAGCGCCTCGCCGACCTCGATACCGAGGCGACCAGACGATCATTGAATGCTCTGTCGGCTGTGCCACTCAGCGGCCTCTACTGGACGGAATAG
- a CDS encoding TonB-dependent siderophore receptor: protein MTYRQIVAGLLAGSASLFAVTTAMAEDQSATDLQKITIAAEKGKDPVAKRSRAGTKTDTAIIETPQSISVVTSEQFKKQGATSVSSALRYEPGVTTGSRPGDRFDSVFIRGFGGFGGNANYVHYWDGLRLPTGINYDVPSIDPYLLDGIEITRGPASVLYGSGNPGGIVNLVSKEPQSASANEVFTRFGNDGRAEAGFDFTGPVDESGDLLYRLTGVGRLYDLGFDYSDSKRIAIAPSVTWSPDADTTLTIKASYTRDPNAALTNWMPALGTLQTNPNGQIPYDFFSGNPNYNSFERTQATIGYELEHHFNDVWTARQNLRMMHSESEFKAYSVVPNANAWAAAASCGGVAYLCIGRQSTHYVEQFNALAIDNQLEADFDTGALEHKVLFGLDYQLVDARSTYGNGATTYINYLNPVYEAAPNVAFTGQQDQTRRQTGIYIQDQVKVDNWAFVLAGRNDWSSINSATTTLSSGAVKEVDTTDSAFTWKAGLLYEFDNGIAPYASYATSFDPTMGTGYGGTPFKPTTGQQYEVGVKYQPTNFDGLFTVALYDLTQQNVLTTDTVHTSTNTTITGCSSTTCQTQTGEVRSRGVELGAKFAIMDGLNLSAAYTYADVEVTKSNVASTLGKTPVGAPAHMASLWADYTIGQGALEGLNFGAGVRYMGSTNGDAANTAAMKVPAYTLFDAAVSYDFGNYDPKMKGFQLAVNATNLFNKEYVASCASMYQCFYGTGRVVMATATYKW from the coding sequence ATGACTTACCGACAGATCGTTGCAGGGCTGCTGGCCGGATCGGCGAGCCTCTTTGCGGTGACGACAGCCATGGCGGAGGATCAATCTGCAACGGACCTGCAGAAGATCACGATCGCGGCAGAGAAAGGTAAGGACCCTGTCGCCAAGCGTTCGCGCGCCGGCACGAAGACGGACACCGCCATCATCGAGACTCCGCAGTCGATATCGGTCGTTACAAGCGAGCAGTTCAAGAAGCAGGGCGCGACCAGTGTATCGTCGGCGCTTCGATACGAACCCGGCGTGACCACGGGTTCACGTCCCGGCGATCGTTTCGACAGCGTCTTTATTCGCGGCTTCGGTGGCTTCGGCGGCAACGCCAACTACGTTCATTATTGGGATGGATTGCGACTGCCGACGGGCATCAACTACGATGTGCCGTCGATCGACCCCTATCTGCTCGATGGCATCGAAATCACGCGCGGGCCGGCATCCGTGCTCTACGGCTCGGGAAATCCCGGCGGCATCGTCAATCTCGTCAGCAAGGAGCCTCAATCGGCAAGTGCCAACGAGGTGTTCACGCGCTTCGGCAACGATGGTCGTGCTGAGGCTGGCTTCGACTTTACCGGGCCGGTCGATGAAAGCGGCGACCTGCTGTATCGGCTAACCGGTGTCGGGCGCCTTTATGATCTCGGCTTCGATTATTCCGACAGCAAGCGGATCGCCATCGCGCCATCGGTGACATGGTCGCCGGACGCAGACACGACCTTGACGATCAAGGCGAGCTATACCCGTGACCCGAATGCGGCCCTGACAAACTGGATGCCGGCTCTCGGAACCCTGCAGACCAATCCGAACGGCCAGATTCCGTACGACTTCTTCAGCGGCAACCCCAACTACAATTCGTTCGAGCGGACCCAGGCGACCATCGGCTACGAACTGGAGCATCATTTCAACGACGTCTGGACGGCCAGGCAGAACTTGCGAATGATGCACAGCGAAAGCGAGTTCAAGGCCTATTCCGTCGTTCCGAACGCGAATGCCTGGGCCGCGGCCGCCAGTTGCGGCGGCGTCGCCTATCTTTGCATCGGGCGGCAATCGACGCACTACGTCGAACAGTTCAATGCGCTTGCGATCGACAATCAGCTTGAGGCCGATTTCGACACCGGAGCGCTCGAGCACAAGGTTCTCTTTGGCCTCGATTATCAGCTCGTCGACGCCCGCTCGACCTATGGAAACGGCGCCACGACTTACATCAATTACCTCAATCCTGTTTACGAGGCCGCGCCGAACGTGGCTTTCACGGGTCAGCAGGACCAGACCCGTCGCCAGACCGGCATCTACATCCAGGATCAGGTAAAAGTCGACAACTGGGCGTTCGTGCTCGCCGGCCGCAACGACTGGTCGTCCATCAACAGCGCGACCACGACGCTCTCAAGCGGTGCGGTGAAAGAGGTCGATACGACCGACAGCGCGTTTACCTGGAAAGCTGGCCTCCTATACGAGTTCGACAATGGAATCGCGCCTTACGCGAGCTATGCCACTTCGTTCGATCCGACGATGGGCACCGGCTACGGCGGCACGCCTTTCAAGCCGACGACCGGGCAGCAATATGAAGTCGGGGTAAAGTACCAGCCAACCAATTTCGACGGCCTCTTCACCGTCGCACTTTATGACCTCACACAACAGAACGTCCTGACGACGGACACGGTGCATACGAGTACCAACACGACGATTACCGGCTGCAGTTCCACGACCTGCCAGACGCAGACGGGTGAGGTGCGCTCGCGCGGGGTCGAACTGGGCGCGAAGTTTGCGATCATGGACGGGCTGAACCTCAGTGCCGCCTACACTTACGCCGATGTTGAAGTCACCAAGAGCAACGTCGCATCGACGCTGGGCAAGACCCCGGTTGGTGCTCCGGCACATATGGCAAGCCTTTGGGCGGACTACACCATCGGCCAAGGCGCACTGGAAGGCCTGAACTTCGGCGCGGGCGTTCGCTACATGGGGTCGACAAACGGCGACGCTGCGAATACCGCTGCCATGAAGGTTCCCGCCTACACCCTGTTCGATGCGGCGGTCAGCTATGACTTCGGCAACTACGACCCGAAGATGAAGGGCTTCCAGCTGGCGGTCAACGCGACCAACCTCTTCAACAAAGAGTATGTCGCATCCTGTGCATCGATGTATCAGTGCTTCTATGGTACCGGCCGGGTCGTCATGGCCACCGCCACCTACAAATGGTAA
- a CDS encoding helix-turn-helix transcriptional regulator has protein sequence MSSLLKAHEFFGQMQAGNRSFRLLNSNIESDKALLKGSFSKTAIRSGLSVHYSDVTNLCDLHTETEAPAHLGIKLFFRGGVSASIGNQDIPMPRRHDRDRWTPSATLFHQKGPEVFRRRAAIGDRVRKLTIKIFPEWLESGDMFSDASANGIRRFTAQTLAARSWTPSAALLALAEQVIRPPAIESCLSRLYIESRVLGIIGEAFGMLSEHHQPSDGRGDLTVAERRRLILAEELIASTTDPLSLEEIAATAGVGVNTLQRLFHAAHDTTVFHYVRARRLEQARLALENEELSIAQAAYMAGYTSAANFSTAFKRRFGFTPKDARRPK, from the coding sequence ATGAGCTCTCTTCTAAAAGCGCATGAATTCTTTGGGCAGATGCAGGCGGGAAACCGTTCCTTCCGGCTGCTGAACTCCAATATCGAGTCCGACAAGGCTCTTCTGAAGGGCAGCTTCAGCAAGACCGCGATCCGGTCCGGCCTCAGCGTGCATTATTCCGACGTCACGAACCTTTGCGATCTGCACACCGAAACGGAGGCGCCGGCTCACCTCGGCATCAAGCTGTTTTTCCGGGGCGGTGTTTCGGCGAGCATCGGAAACCAGGACATTCCGATGCCCCGCAGGCACGATCGCGATCGCTGGACGCCCTCGGCCACGCTCTTTCATCAGAAAGGCCCAGAGGTTTTTCGGCGTCGGGCGGCGATCGGTGACCGGGTGCGCAAACTGACGATCAAGATATTTCCGGAATGGCTGGAGTCCGGAGACATGTTCTCTGATGCAAGCGCCAACGGGATCAGGCGCTTTACGGCTCAAACGCTGGCGGCGCGCTCGTGGACACCGAGTGCTGCCCTGCTGGCGCTGGCCGAACAGGTGATCCGCCCTCCGGCGATAGAATCTTGCCTCAGCCGCCTTTATATCGAGAGCCGGGTGCTCGGCATCATCGGAGAGGCTTTCGGAATGCTCTCCGAGCATCATCAGCCGTCCGATGGGCGAGGCGACCTCACGGTCGCCGAAAGACGCCGCCTCATACTGGCCGAAGAGCTGATTGCCAGCACGACCGATCCGCTTTCGCTTGAGGAAATCGCGGCAACCGCTGGGGTCGGCGTCAACACGCTGCAGCGTCTTTTCCATGCCGCCCATGACACGACCGTCTTTCATTACGTCCGCGCCAGAAGACTTGAGCAGGCTCGGCTCGCGCTCGAGAACGAGGAACTGTCGATCGCACAGGCGGCATACATGGCCGGCTATACCAGCGCCGCGAACTTCTCCACCGCCTTCAAGCGTCGCTTTGGTTTTACGCCCAAGGACGCGCGGCGCCCCAAATAG
- a CDS encoding ABC transporter ATP-binding protein, whose amino-acid sequence MATTFLSMSQVHYEAEKKQILSGIDLSLEKGRVYGLVGQNGSGKSTLLKIMARQISPTSGDVHLLGETAANWKARAFAREVAYMPQFTPATDGMTVRELVALGRFPWHGTLGRFTKSDQQLVDDAIERTDLERFRDSLVANMSGGERQRAWIAMMLAQNASCLLLDEPTSALDLLHQDGVLALLRELSHERGLTIVVVLHDINLAARYCDEIVALNNGRISAQGRPGEIVQSDVLKSVFGVEMGVFPHPVSHAPISYIL is encoded by the coding sequence ATGGCAACCACGTTCCTGTCCATGTCTCAGGTGCACTACGAAGCCGAGAAGAAACAAATCCTCTCCGGTATCGATCTTTCGCTCGAGAAAGGTCGCGTCTACGGTCTGGTCGGCCAGAACGGCAGCGGCAAGAGCACCCTTCTGAAAATCATGGCACGGCAGATCTCTCCCACCTCTGGCGATGTCCACCTGCTGGGCGAGACCGCAGCGAACTGGAAGGCCCGGGCCTTCGCTCGCGAAGTCGCCTACATGCCGCAATTCACGCCGGCAACCGATGGCATGACGGTGCGCGAACTCGTCGCTCTTGGTCGCTTCCCTTGGCATGGAACGCTTGGCCGCTTTACGAAGAGCGACCAGCAGCTTGTCGATGATGCCATCGAGAGAACCGATCTCGAGCGCTTTCGGGATAGTCTGGTTGCGAACATGTCGGGCGGCGAACGCCAACGTGCCTGGATCGCAATGATGCTTGCGCAGAACGCCAGCTGCCTGCTTCTCGACGAACCCACTTCAGCGCTCGACCTGCTGCATCAGGATGGTGTCCTCGCTCTTTTGCGCGAACTCAGCCACGAACGTGGCCTGACCATCGTCGTGGTTCTCCACGACATCAACCTCGCGGCACGCTACTGCGACGAGATCGTTGCGCTGAACAACGGCCGGATTTCCGCGCAGGGACGCCCTGGCGAGATCGTTCAGTCCGACGTGCTGAAATCGGTCTTTGGTGTCGAGATGGGCGTGTTCCCGCACCCCGTCAGCCACGCTCCGATCAGCTATATCCTCTAA
- a CDS encoding sugar-binding transcriptional regulator, producing MPIRATDQIIHKAAWLYYNHGLRQDEVAQKLEISRASIAAYLRRAREMGIVTITTSSELFSDDVLARELEDATGLTTAWIVPEDRQAMDPAAEMPVVAASVFLELIEKGDRIGVAWGRTVYHIADVMPFADLRGVTVVQLCGNLGAPYSYRPDQCTTEIARRLNAEGINFYAPLVLSTERLAEELRGEPVIKEQLATISDCQLALYSVGGIEDDSHLVKCGALSAEDMHALGKNGAAGVIAGQLIDRDGQWMDCAHNRRCISADLSSIRAIKKRMLVVQEDNKFEPLMAALRGGFASHLIVTTSMARRVMERWNREGLGKGAPGAA from the coding sequence ATGCCGATACGCGCCACCGACCAGATCATCCACAAGGCCGCCTGGCTCTATTATAATCACGGCCTTCGCCAGGACGAAGTTGCACAGAAACTGGAGATCTCCCGCGCTTCGATCGCGGCATATCTGCGCCGCGCACGTGAAATGGGCATCGTCACGATCACCACCTCTTCCGAGCTGTTTTCAGACGACGTTCTAGCCCGCGAGCTTGAGGATGCAACGGGTCTGACGACAGCCTGGATTGTCCCCGAGGACCGGCAGGCTATGGATCCTGCTGCGGAAATGCCCGTCGTGGCAGCCTCTGTTTTCCTCGAACTGATCGAGAAAGGCGACCGGATCGGCGTGGCGTGGGGCCGTACGGTCTATCATATCGCCGACGTGATGCCGTTCGCGGATCTGCGAGGGGTGACCGTCGTGCAGCTTTGCGGAAACCTAGGCGCGCCTTACTCCTACCGTCCGGATCAGTGCACGACAGAAATTGCCCGCCGCCTGAATGCCGAAGGCATCAATTTCTACGCACCGCTCGTGCTTTCAACCGAGCGTCTGGCCGAGGAACTGCGCGGCGAGCCTGTCATCAAGGAGCAGCTTGCGACGATCTCCGATTGCCAGCTGGCTCTCTATTCGGTCGGCGGCATCGAGGATGACAGTCACCTCGTCAAATGTGGCGCGCTATCCGCTGAAGATATGCATGCGCTTGGAAAGAACGGGGCCGCCGGCGTCATCGCAGGACAGCTGATCGATCGTGATGGACAATGGATGGATTGTGCCCATAACCGGCGCTGCATATCCGCCGATCTGAGTTCGATTCGCGCCATCAAGAAGCGCATGCTTGTCGTGCAGGAAGACAACAAGTTCGAGCCGCTGATGGCTGCCCTCAGGGGCGGCTTCGCGTCGCATCTCATCGTCACCACCTCGATGGCGCGCAGGGTCATGGAGCGCTGGAACCGGGAAGGACTTGGCAAAGGCGCTCCAGGCGCCGCCTAG